The following are encoded in a window of Rhizobium sp. 11515TR genomic DNA:
- a CDS encoding CDP-alcohol phosphatidyltransferase family protein produces the protein MTGEGMGDRRPLASRNTRWAQMLARRMTALSVTPNQISQASMAMAALAGASFWLSAAADSLGMRVVLLILAALFCQLRLLCNLLDGMVAVEGGKGEADGPFWNEFPDRIADILIFAGIGYGIAMPGLGWASAAFAVLTAYVRELGRATGNPSDFGGPMAKQHRMAIATAAALLSIIEALWSGSSWVLTIALWIVAIGSVVTVLRRSRNLIRHLKAKG, from the coding sequence ATGACAGGCGAGGGCATGGGCGACAGACGACCGCTGGCGAGCCGAAATACGCGGTGGGCTCAGATGCTGGCGCGGCGCATGACCGCGCTTTCGGTAACGCCGAACCAGATCTCGCAGGCGAGCATGGCCATGGCGGCGCTAGCAGGGGCTTCGTTCTGGCTCTCCGCCGCCGCCGATAGTCTCGGTATGCGAGTGGTCCTGCTGATCCTTGCCGCCTTGTTCTGCCAGCTGCGCCTGCTCTGCAACCTGCTTGATGGCATGGTAGCGGTTGAGGGTGGGAAGGGTGAAGCCGATGGGCCGTTCTGGAACGAGTTCCCGGATCGGATCGCCGATATCCTCATCTTTGCCGGCATCGGCTATGGCATTGCAATGCCAGGCCTCGGCTGGGCGTCGGCTGCCTTTGCCGTGTTGACCGCCTATGTTCGCGAACTCGGACGCGCCACGGGCAATCCGAGCGATTTCGGCGGCCCGATGGCCAAGCAGCATCGCATGGCGATCGCCACGGCTGCGGCTTTGCTCTCGATCATCGAGGCGCTATGGAGCGGCAGCAGCTGGGTTTTGACCATTGCGCTCTGGATCGTCGCCATCGGATCGGTGGTGACAGTTCTGCGGCGCAGCCGCAATTTGATCCGGCATTTGAAAGCAAAGGGATGA
- a CDS encoding phosphatidate cytidylyltransferase, with amino-acid sequence MGAASADLIHLVLGIFGVLIVASVIGYVLEQRLSPDGSNAAIENLNARIKAWWVMVVLIGIAFIAGHAGVILLFAFCSFAALREFVTLINTKRADHWALAAAFFGALPVQYYLLWAEQYGIYSIFIPVYAFLLMPIIAVLRGDTERFLVRIAEVQWALMICVFCASHVPALLTLHIPGYEGRNVLLIAFLVIVVQLSDVLQYVWGKLFGKTKIAPRLSPSKTVEGFVGGVISASLIGAALWWVTPFTPLQAGLLAFIITIMGFFGGLVMSAIKRDRGVKDWGHLIEGHGGLIDRLDSVVFSAPIFFHLVRYWWSLS; translated from the coding sequence ATGGGTGCGGCAAGTGCCGATCTGATCCATCTCGTTCTTGGCATTTTCGGCGTCCTGATCGTCGCCTCGGTCATCGGCTACGTGCTGGAACAGCGTCTGTCGCCCGACGGATCGAATGCCGCGATCGAAAACCTGAATGCGCGCATCAAGGCCTGGTGGGTGATGGTGGTGCTGATCGGCATCGCCTTCATTGCCGGCCATGCCGGTGTCATCCTGCTGTTTGCCTTCTGCTCCTTTGCGGCTCTGCGCGAATTCGTGACGTTGATCAACACGAAGCGGGCGGATCATTGGGCGCTTGCCGCTGCCTTCTTCGGCGCCCTGCCGGTGCAATATTACCTGCTCTGGGCCGAGCAATACGGCATCTATTCGATCTTCATTCCCGTCTACGCCTTCCTTTTGATGCCGATCATCGCGGTGCTGCGCGGCGATACCGAGCGGTTTCTGGTGCGCATCGCCGAAGTGCAATGGGCGCTGATGATCTGCGTCTTCTGCGCCTCGCATGTGCCGGCGCTGCTGACGCTGCATATTCCCGGCTACGAGGGCCGCAACGTGCTGCTGATCGCCTTCCTGGTGATCGTCGTGCAGCTCAGCGACGTCCTGCAATATGTCTGGGGCAAGTTGTTCGGGAAAACGAAGATCGCGCCACGGCTGTCTCCATCGAAGACGGTGGAAGGCTTCGTGGGCGGTGTCATCAGCGCCTCCTTGATCGGCGCGGCGCTCTGGTGGGTGACGCCGTTCACGCCGCTGCAGGCCGGGCTGCTCGCCTTCATCATCACCATCATGGGCTTCTTCGGTGGCCTCGTGATGTCGGCGATCAAACGGGATCGCGGCGTCAAGGATTGGGGGCATCTGATCGAAGGGCATGGTGGGCTGATCGACCGGTTGGACTCGGTCGTCTTCTCCGCGCCGATCTTCTTCCATCTCGTGCGCTACTGGTGGTCGCTGTCATGA
- a CDS encoding lysophospholipid acyltransferase family protein yields MGTPIEWLAKPVSVAIVLFARAITAVRAIWPESGMQTRRCVYFANHSSHGDFILIWTVLPPRLRRRVRPVAGADYWLKSPLNSFIGRDVFNAVLIERDREARKEDPVTQMTQALDAGSSLILFPEGTRNLTDQPLQPFKSGLFHLAQARPDIDLIPVWIDNLNRVMPKGEFVPIPLICTVTFGEALHIGETEEKAEFLARAEAALLALAPKRAGD; encoded by the coding sequence ATGGGTACGCCGATCGAATGGCTGGCGAAGCCGGTCTCGGTGGCGATCGTTCTGTTTGCGCGGGCCATCACCGCCGTTCGGGCGATCTGGCCCGAGAGTGGCATGCAAACCCGCCGCTGCGTCTATTTCGCCAATCATTCCAGCCATGGTGACTTCATCCTGATCTGGACCGTCCTGCCGCCGCGATTGCGCCGACGCGTGCGCCCGGTGGCAGGCGCGGATTATTGGCTGAAATCCCCGCTGAACAGCTTCATCGGTCGGGATGTCTTCAATGCGGTGCTGATCGAGCGGGATCGCGAGGCACGCAAGGAAGATCCGGTCACCCAGATGACGCAGGCGCTCGATGCAGGCTCTTCACTGATCCTGTTTCCAGAGGGCACGCGCAATCTCACCGATCAGCCGCTGCAGCCCTTCAAGAGCGGGCTTTTCCATCTTGCTCAGGCCCGGCCGGATATCGATCTCATTCCCGTCTGGATCGATAACCTCAATCGCGTCATGCCCAAGGGTGAGTTCGTGCCCATTCCGCTGATCTGCACGGTCACCTTCGGTGAGGCGCTGCATATCGGCGAGACCGAGGAAAAGGCGGAGTTCCTGGCAAGAGCCGAAGCGGCCTTGCTAGCGTTGGCGCCCAAGCGGGCGGGAGACTAA